From a single Anopheles cruzii unplaced genomic scaffold, idAnoCruzAS_RS32_06 scaffold00660_ctg1, whole genome shotgun sequence genomic region:
- the LOC128276166 gene encoding uncharacterized protein LOC128276166, giving the protein YPQYDPIINGLQHNGVQHNYALGDFVVANCSSDMSSPPARLYWFINDRNVPSEYLQPQHETTVENDGFLLRSRTLEIRFYIDEKRLGRLKGKLVLKCLARIDAIPQATRESSQIIYIPTTDELRNQKLINWRGSG; this is encoded by the exons TTTACCCCCAGTACGACCCGATCATCAACGGGCTGCAGCACAACGGGGTGCAGCACAACTACGCGCTCGGGGACTTCGTGGTGGCCAACTGCTCGTCGGACATGTCCAGTCCGCCGGCCCGGCTCTACTGGTTCATCAACGACCGCAAC GTGCCGTCCGAGTACCTGCAGCCCCAGCACGAGACGACGGTCGAGAACGATGGGTTTCTGCTGCGCTCGCGGACCCTCGAGATACGGTTCTACATCGACGAGAAGCGGCTCGGGCGGCTCAAGGGCAAGCTGGTGCTCAAGTGTCTGGCCCGGATCGACGCGATACCGCAGGCGACCCGCGAGTCGTCGCAGATCATCTACATCCCAACCACGGACGAGCTGCGCAACCAGAAGCTCATCAACTGGCGCGGCTCCGGCG